The sequence CTCTTCCCGCAACAGGGAGATCAGGCCACCTGTGGCCACAACCGGAGCATTCTCATAACCGGGTTCTTCGCGCAGCCTTCTGATAAGGCCGGCATAACTCTCTACCGCACCCCAATAACTTCCTGCCTGCATGCTGCTGGCCGTATCACGGGCAATCAGGGAGGTGTTGCGACCGACTGATACCTCGGGAAGTTTGGCAGCCCGTTTGCAGAGCGCTTTGAGTGAAATCTCGATGCCGGGAAGGATCAGGCCTCCGGCATAGTGGCCGTCGGGCGATACAATATCGAAGGTGGTGGCTGTGCCACAGTCAAGTACGATGACTGGCGAGCCGAACTGCTCTCTGGCGGCAACGGCATTAACGATTCGGTCGGCACCCACTTCGCGTGGATTTTTGTAGTCGACAGCCATGCCTGTTTTGACCTCGGGCGAGCCGACAAAAGCGGGTGTGATGCCGCAAGTGCGTTCGCAGGCGGCTGCAAGCGGGGCATCAAGATGGGGAACTACGCTGGAAACCAGAATACCATCAATGTTGTCAGCTTTCTGTCCCGACTGCTCAAACATGCCGTGCAGCTGCCAGGCAAGCTCATCAGGTGTGAGCTGGCGTTCGCTGGAGAGGCGCCAATGGGTGAGTAGTTCATGATCCTCGTAGAGGCCGAACACCATCTGCGTATTGCCGATGTCGGCAACAAGAAGACGTTTTCGCATCGGTTTCGTTGTAATCATCTTAGCTCCAAGTCGCCTGCAATGATGCGTTGTGTGCCACGGCTTGTCTCTAACAGCAGGGCACCATCCTCATCCAGAGCCGTGGCGATGCCATCAATATAGTTGCGACCATCAAACACGCGCACCTGCTGGCCGGAGGCTGCATGTGCCCGCCACCAGGCGGCATGGATCGGGCCGAAACCCTTTTCGAGATAGATGTCATACCAGTAGTCCAGCGCATTGAGTACCGAGGCGGCCACATCAAGCCGAGAGGGTTTGCGACTGGATATGGAAAAAAGATCGGTCACTTTCTGGGTGATGTCAGAGGGCCAGCCGTCAATAGGGGCACTCAGGTTAATGCCAAAGCCGAGCACCACAGCATGAACGCGTCCCGGCTCAGCCCGCATCTCGGTGAGAATGCCGGCAAGTTTGGCGCCTCTGCAGAGGATGTCGTTAGGCCATTTGATACGGATGTCGGGTGAAAAGCTGCTCAGCGCATCATGCAGGGCGACTGCAGTGAGCAGGGAGAGTTGTGGCACCTGCTCCGGCGGCAGGTCAGGGCGCAGCAGTACGCTACAGGCCAGTGAATCGGTAACGGTATGCCAGCGTCGGCCCAGGCGCCCTTTGCCGGCACACTGCCTGTGGGCAAAGATGGCCAAACCTTCATTCGCCCCCTTGTCGGCTTCAGACATGGCATCGCGATTGGTCGAATCGGTTTCATCCAGAATCATGATTCTGCTGCCGATCCGCGTACCGTTGCAGCGTGCAGCCAGTGGCCCGCTGCTGAACACCTCAGATTCTAGCGAATAGCCCTGTCCCGAACTGGCTACGATGTCTGCGCCGCTTTTGCGCAGGTGCTCGATATGTTTCCAGATTCCGGTGCGAGAGAGCCCCAGTTCCTGCGCTAGCAGGTCGCCGGAAACCGGCTCCGAGCTTGCCTCGAGCCGGGTCAGGATTTTTTCACGGATCTCACTCACTGCTGTTTGGAGACGATGCGCATCGACAGATCCAGAGATGGAGCGGAGTGGGTGATGGCTCCGATAGCGATACGGTCGATACCGGTTTCAGCATAGTCACGTGCATTGGCCAGCGTGATGTTGCCGGAGGCCTCAAGTAGAATTGAAGTTGGTACGAGTTCGCGTGCCAGTACAACAGTTTCCGGCCCCATATTGTCCAGCAGAATGATGTCGGGAGAGGCGTTTATGGCTTCATGTACCTCAGCCATCGTTTCACACTCCACCTCGACCCATATATCATGACTTTGACTTCTGCAGGCTTGAATTGCATCACTGATCGATCCGCACGCCTCGATATGGTTCTCCTTGATCAGCATGCCACTCTCAAGGTTGATACGGTGGTTGATGCCGCCGCCGTGGATCACCGCCTGCTTCTCAAGTCTGCGCAGGCCAGGGGTGGTTTTACGCGTATCGGCAACACTGCAGCCGGTTCCCTCAAGTTTTTCAACAAAGCTATGGGTGGCTGTTGCGATGCCTGAGAGGTGCTGCAGGAAATTCAGCGCGGTGCGCTCGGCTGCCAAGAGGGCGCGTAAAGGCCCGGTGAGTTCGCAGACAGTGTCGCCAGTTGCAACCTGATCACCATCTTTGACCAGCCAGTTGCGGGCGATGCCCGAATCAACTTTCGCAAATACCTCATCGGCTACTGTCAGGCCGGAAAGCACACCAGCAGCTTTGGCGCTGATGCGTGCGCATCCGGTTGCATCGGCGGCGATGGTGGCCTGCCCGGTCAAGTCATTAAAAGCGGCATCTTCATCAAGTGCGATCTGAATAAGCTGGCTATGTATTGTCTGCATCCTGCCAACTCTATGAACCTGTGAATAAATGTCATTAGAGATGATCTGAATAAGTGTCACGGTTGCCGATTTGTGTCATATTGCCGCCATGAGCGGCCATTCAGATAGCAGTGATGCAGCATCGATGAGGGAGCATGAGAAGGCAACCATTCTGGTTGTCGACGATACCCCTGAAAATATTGATGTGCTGCGCGGTGTATTGAAGTCGGAATATAAGGTGAAGGTGGCAATCAACGGTGAGCAGGCGCTCAAGCTCTGCTTGTCGGGTACTCCCCCAGATCTGATTCTTCTGGATATTATGATGCCGGGCATGGATGGCTACGAGGTGTGCAGGCGCCTGAAGGCAGAGTCTAGCACCGAGGGCATTCCCGTGATTTTTGTGACGGCGATGAATGAGACTCATGATGAGGTGCGCGGCTTTGAAGTAGGGGCCGTCGATTATATCAACAAGCCGATTACCCCTGCGATTGTGCATGCGCGGGTGCAGACCCATCTCAAGCTCCGCTCCGCCTACCGTTTTATTCGCGACACATTCGGCCGTTACCTCTCCGAGGAGATTGTCGATAGCCTGATTGATTCGCCGCATGGGTTAACACTTGGCGGTGAGAAGCGAGAGGTGACCGTGCTGATGTCAGACCTCAGGGGGTTTACCTCCATCGGAGAGCGACTGCCAGCCGAAGCTGTGGTTGATATGATCAATATCTACCTTGGAGAGATGACCGAGGTGATCCAGAAGTATATGGGCACCATCGATGAGTTTATCGGTGATGCCATCTTGGCGATCTTCGGGGCACCGATTCAGCGCGAGGATGATGCTCTGCGTGCGCTGCGTTGTGCGGTGGAGATGCAGCTGACGATGGAGAGGGTGAACCGGCGATACATGGAGCTTGGTTACCCTGCACTGCAAATGGGCATCGGTATCAATACCGGGGCTGCCATTGTTGGAAATATTGGTTCAAAGAAGCGCAGCAAATATGCAGTTGTCGGCCGGGTGGTGAATACCACATCTAGGATTGAATCCTATACCGTCGGCGGCCAGATCCTGATCTCTGAAGAGACGCGCGATGCCTGTGCTACCGACCTGCGAATTGATGACCAGCTGAAGGTGATGCCGAAGGGTATCAGCGAAGAGATGACCATCTTCGATATTGGAGGCATTTACGGCGATGATCCACTGCTGCTGCCGGAGAAGATAGATGAACCTTTGACCAAGCTGGCCAATCCTTTGGCTGTAAAGGTTTGCCGGCTTGAGGGTAAGTTTGCGCTCGAGCCTTTTAGTGGAGAAATCCTCAGCCTGAATCGTTCAATGTTCGAGATGTGGCTGGAGAAGGAGGGCACGCCTCTTACCAGCCTGAAAGTGGTGCTGCCGGATGGTGGGGCCGAACTTTACGTCAAAGTAATGCGTTCCCGTTCGGATGATCCACGCAGGGTGCTTGCCCGGGTGAGCTATATGCCAGATGAGGCGGAAGCTTTTGTAGGTGGGATCCTGAGTGAGGCAAGAGAGTGAGTCTTCTGCTGCATATCTCCGATTCCCATCTTTATGAGGATCCTGCAGGCGAGTTGAAAGGGGTGCGTCCGCGCGACAGTTATGAGACCGTGTTAAAGGCAGCACACACGCGCTTTCCTGAGCCCGATGTGGTCGTGCTTGGCGGCGACATGGCGCAGGATGAGGCGGCACCCACCTATCGTAAGGTGGCGGAGATGTTGCCTTGGTGTGCGCCGGTGATGATCTCGCCCGGCAATCATGCCCACCTCCCTTCACTGCAGGGAGCGCTGATTCCGGCACTGAAAGCCTGTGCCTCCTATAGCGATCACCTGCAACTTGAACACTGGCAGGTGATCACACTGAATACACACCGTGAAGATACGATCTCCGGTTACCTTTCAGCGAGTGAGCTGGGGCGCCTTAAGCAGTTGCTGGAAGCATCCTCTGAAAAACATACAGTGATTGCACTGCACCATCCTCCACTTGATGTGGGCAGCCGCTGGCTTGATGCAATCGGGCTTGAGAACAGGGGTGAGCTTTGGAGGCTGATTGCCGGATTTCCGCAGGTTAAGGTGTTGCTCTCCGGCCATATCCACCAAGCCTTCGATACGTTTCATAACGGGGTTCGCGTGCTCGGCACACCATCCACATGTATCCAGTTTAAGCGCAGAAGTGATAATTTCGGCATGGATGATATTTCCCCCGGCTATCGCTGGATCAGGCTGCTGGAGGGTGGGCGAATCCAGACTGCAGTTGAGCGCATCAAAGGGTTCATTCCACCAGATCTGAACAATATTACCCCGTACTAATAACCCACCTTGGCCGAGTAACGAATGCCTGATTCGAGTCCAGCTCGGGGATGCAGTAGGGGCTCGAAAAAATATGTACGAGTGGCGGTTTCCAGCCCAAAACCGGCCGTTCGAAGAGCCTTTAGTTTAGTCCTGTTTAGAGGCCACTGCCGGAAGCGTTAATTCAAAAGATCTCTTATGTGGAAGCTAACTTCTAAAGGCGAATATGGTTTGCTAATAATGATAGCTTGTTGCTCTTTCTCTTTTGGGATTTCGTGTCCCATTGCATCGTAACCAGAGGCAAAAAGAGCAGGGGTATTCTTACTTTTCAACCATATCTGCTCCATTAAATCAAAACCGCTAATTTTTGGCATAATGATATCAGTAAAGACTAGAGATATTGAATCTTGTTCATCCTCAAAGATTTGTAGCGCTTCCTCACCATTGGTGGCTTGTAATACTCGATAATTTAAAGTATTGAATAGAAATCACAGCCTCTTACGTTGAGAGGCCTGTCCACATTAATAAAAATCAATACATAAATAATGAAATTATAATTCTATAATATATACAGTTCTGGAGCGTCAAGATAATGCAGCGGAAGGAGAATTATTGTGGCCAAACCAAAAAGCACATACAAGAATATGTACGGGTATCTTATAGATCCTATTCATTTCACTCATGAAAGGTTACAAAATATCGTTGAGGTAAGTAATACCAATATTTTAACATCTCTTATGGCAGCGGTGGGAATATGGAGCATAGCCAGCCTTGTAATTTGACAGAAACCCTATTTCATGATTTGAATGACCTCTTTTGGCGGACTCCTGCCTTTGGTGACCTGCGTATCGAGCCCAAATGCGAAGTGACTATAATATTTTGCGTCGGTATGCTTTGATGAAATATCTACTTAGGAGGTGAATTATGGCCAAGGGATTAATGGACTTTGCTGCTGAAGCAAGAACAAAGGTCGAAGAGATATCGACTGATGAAGTGGTTGCTCTAACAAGAGGCGGGAATGTGTTATTGCTCGATGTGCGTGAACCGGGCGAAGTACGTGAGGGCCATTTGTCTGGAGCTGTTAATGTCCCCCGTGGGCTGCTTGAGGCAAAGGCTGATTTGTCTTACCCGCATCGTGAACCGTGTTTGGAAAACCGCGAGCAATGTTTGGTTGTGTATTGCGCGAGTGGTGTGCGCAGTCTATTGGCTGCTGCCACCCTTCAGGAAATGGGGTTTGCAGATGTAAAGTCGATGGCCGGTGGATTTACGGCTTGGCAGACAGAAGGCAAGGACGTTACTTCTGAGTCATGGTGATATTTTAATTCTGCGAAGGACCGATGCTTTTGGCCGGAAGCAGACATTCATCTGATTTATTACCTAGGGCATGCTTCAGATAGAAAAAGAGCTTCAGACCCCCCATTGTATAGCCCAGAGCTCTAACTTTTATAACCAATGACTGCTTTCGGCCCAGGCTGTGTGAAAACATGAAATATTTCAGATAGCCGAGAATTTATCCCCAAAATCATGTGCTGTTGCATCACTTCTAGGCAGCAAAACCCACTTTTTCACATTATTTCGGGAGTACCAGGGGTCATTTACCACTTTCAAAAATAATCTTTAGTTTTCACACAGCCTGGGTCACAAGCGGACACTCGAGTTTTGAATGATGTGCGCCCAATAAACGTTTCTTCTTTGCTATACTTATAATATGCAAAATCCATTTTATTTTGGGGAATGACATGTCAGCAAAGACGGTTAATGAAGAGGCAGCTCAAACAGTATCCCCTCGCCAGTGGATCAGATTAGTTGTGGCGTATCTCCTAATCCCGCTGATTTTGTTTATATGCGGTGGGGACCTCGGCTGGTGGCAGGCGTGGCTATATTCCATGCTGATCTTGGCCGCTGGTATTGGTGGGCGCATGTGGGCAGAACAGCGACATCCCGGATTAACAGCCGAAAGACAAAATATTGAAAGTATCCAAAATGCAAAAGCCTGGGACAAAGTGCTTGCTCCACTGATGGCGGTGAGTCTCGTGTTTCCTATGGTCATAGTAGCAGGGCTGGACCACCGCTATAGCTGGTCACCCGAATTTCCGCTATGGCTCATCGTGATTGGCTTCATTTTGATTTCGCTCGGATACGCTTTCGCTGCATGGGCATTGGCAGAGAACCGCTTTTTCTCCAGCTTGGTGCGCATTCAGACGGATCGAGGGCATGTGGTGTGTGACAGTGGTCCGTACCGGTTTGTACGGCATCCGGGTTACGCCGGAAATATTCTTCCACTGTTCGGTATTGTTCTTGCCCTGGGCTCGGCATGGACACTGATTCCTGCGGCGGTGGCATTAATCATCACGGTGATTAGAACCGGACTTGAAGACCGGACGCTACAGGAAGAGTTGCCGGGCTATTGGGACTATGCACAACGCGTGCGTTATCGGTTGTTTCCCGGGATATACTGAGAGACCTGAAATTTATGTTGAGTGACTGCTTTTTGGCCGACTGCTGCCGATCACGACAGGCGACTCACGGCCAGCAACGGGCACTCGACCTCACCCGCACAAAGGTGTATTTGCCATTTTCAATTTCCCAACTATGTTAAAGCAACTACGGAAGGGATATGAGGATTTTTCGACCTCGCCAGCTTCACCAAGTCAGAATAGTCACCAAAAATGGTGTCTAATATATGTTATATTCCAAAACAATAAGAGCAGAAATCTTGAAGGGTAAGGCATGATTCATCGAATCTTGGACAAATCAAAACAAAAAGAGGTAGAAGAGCTATTCACTTCTGTATTCACCTCATCAGAGGGCGAAAAGGAAGGAAAATTGATTGGCAGCCTTTCTTTACAGTTGGCATCAAACATCGACAATAAAGAAATAATCTGTATCGGCGCATACGAAGATGAAACACTCATCGGTTGTATTTTTTTCACTCGCCTTCATTTTAGTAAGCCTATTCTGGTTTACATGCTCGCCCCAGTTGCAGTGAGCGCTGAACATCAGGGAAAAGGAATCGGTCAGGCTTTAATCAATTATGGGCTTGATGAACTGAAAAGGCGCGCTGCTAATGTTGCTGTTACATATGGAGATCCATCCTTTTATTCAAAGGTAGGGTTTCAGGCGCTTTCAGAAAATGTAATTAAGGCCCCGCTAAAGCTCTCAATGCCTTTTGGCTGGCTTGGGCAGTCTTTAACGGGAGAGCCAATTCCTACTATCAGTGAACGTCCCCTGTGCGTTAAGGAATTCATTGACCCCGTCTATTGGTAACCAAAAGAACATAATAATCACATGCACCCGGACAGAAAAAGCGCCGCGCGTTCCCCGCTCTGCTTTTTTGCGGCTGGTGATGTGAAGCGTTATACCTGATAATCGAATGACCGGATCTGGCCGAACCTCGTCGTTGGCGACTGACGTAAAACGGCCAACTTCAGACATTCATACGGTGATACGAGCTTCTCTTCTTTTGTACGAAAGCCCTATTTTGACTGCCAAAACGCTCAACCAAGTGTCTTTTAGGGAGCTAAAAAAAACTTGCGATTTTTTATTAATAAGCGTATCCTGTTATTACTCTGAGAGGGGAGAGCCTCAAGGAGGTAAAAGCCATGAAAAAATTACTAAAGGAACATCTATGGGATGACGCGTTTATCCTTGTCATTGCGATTTGTATGGCCGCTTGGTTTGCTGGGATTGTGTTATACTCAGCATCATAGTGTTTAGTTGTCGCTCACGGCGGGAGAGCCTCGATTTGGTCGGGGCTTTCCATGTCTGGGGATCAGATGGGAAGAGTGCTTTGGCTAGCCCTTGACGCTGATCAAGGGCTAGCCAAAGCATACGAAAGGGGAGTTGTAGCATGAGTAACCATCCCATTTTCACCTTCCAGCATGGTGGTCAGTATATCACTGTTATGGGAACTGCTCATATCTCCAGAGCCAGTGCAGACAAAGTTCGTGAGCTACTCTCATCCGGTGAATATGATGCAGTTGCGGTTGAACTCTGTACGGGCCGCCATGAAAAAATAACTAACCCCAACATGTTCGCAGACCTTGATCTCTTTACAGCCATCAAGAAGGGGCAAGGGCCGATGATATGGGCTAACCTAGTCATTGGTGCATTCCAGCAGCGCCTGGCTGAACAGGTGGATATTGAGCCAGGCGCGGAATTGAAGGCGGCACTCGAAGAGGCCGATAGAGCTGGATACCCAGTTTCACTGATCGACCGTGACATCAGTATTACCATGAGGCGCGTTTACCGAAACATTCCTTTTAAACGGCGCGTGGAGCTTGTTGGTCAGTTCATAAAGGGTTTCCTTACCCGGGAAAGCATCAGCGAAGAGGATGTCGAAAGCCTTAAAGATGGTGATATCCTCAATTCAGCCTTTGCTCAATTTGCGAAAAAAGACAGCAAACTATACAAACCGCTGATTGATGAGAGAGACCAGTACATGGCACTACGCCTGATTCAGGAGGCAAACCGTACTGTGCATCACCACATTATTGCCGTTGTTGGAGCAGGTCACTTTAATGGCATTAGCAGTTATATGAGCCAATACTGTGACTTATCCGAGAGTGAGCTTGATGCAGCATTGCAAGAGCTGAAAGTGATTCCGGAGAAGAAAAATATCGGCAGGTATTTTCCCTGGCTTATCAGTTTTCTGGTTCTCTTAGGCTTTGCCAGCGGCTTTGCTAAGAACTCCTCGCTTGGCTGGGAGTTGGTACTGTACTGGGTAGTGATCAATGGCGGGCTTACATCCATTGGTGCACTGATGGCAAAGGCACATCCACTGACCATTCTTGGGGCCTTTGTCGCTGCCCCCATTACTTCTCTGAACCCGATGATTGGTGCAGGTGTGGTTACTTCTGCACTGGAGATATGGCTACGAAAGCCAAGAATGAAAGACTTTGACAGTTTGCGCCACGATACAGTTCATTTAGCTGGCTGGTGGAAAAATAGAATTTCACGCACCATGCTGGTTTTTATTTTCTCATCACTTGCCTCCGCTATTGGAACCTATATCGCAGGCTTTATTATCTTTGATCGTTTGACTTGATTGGTTTGCTTATTTTGGAGCAGGCTCATTGAAAATAAAGGGCTCTTCGCATCTCTTTAGCATTATTACTTGGACAAAACGATAACCACGGCAATCAGGATGCCTGCACCCAAGGCAAACAGACTGTACTTGCGGTGTTCTTTCTCTGCCTGAGGTAATAGATGGGTGGCACCTACATAAACAAGTGCGCCTGCCGACAGCGACAGCATGGCCCCCAATGATGGTTTATCGATCTGGCTAATGAAGGGGTAGGACACCAGCATGCCTAACGGTGTGGACAAGGAAGCGGCGAGTAGAGCCAGAATCAATGATTTCTTTGCGCTGAAGCCTCCGTGCAAAAGTAGTAAATAGGTAATGATCCCCTCGGGGAATTCATGCAGTACCATGCCGGATGCGGCCAAAACTCCGGTGAAAGCACTAACGGAAAATGTGATGGCGTAAATAAACCCGTCAATAAACGAGTGAAAGCCGATACCGAGCATGGGTACCAGCCCTAGGCCATACAGTGAGTCAGGCCCCCTCTCGCAGACGAAGGCAGTGATAAAGCGATTGAATATATGCAACAGAACAAAACCGGAGAGTAGATAGGCCGGAGCATTTTCGTTCATCTCAAAAGATTTCGGGATGATGTGTAAAAACGATACGGAAATCAGCACGCCAGCAGCGAAACAAACGAAGTAGGTGCTATACTTTCTACCCCAAATATCAAAGTGGCGAATGGTATAGATGCCAGTTGCTGTCACCAATGCTGCCAGTGAGCTCGCAGCCAACGCCGTCCAGAATGTGTTTTCCATATGTTCTCTCCATGAGGGATATAAAATGAACGAGAAGGGGGGCATTTAACCTACTTGTCTGCCAAACTCGGAAAGAGCTAACACGACAGGTAATTAGGGTGGTAGTCGTGCAGAGTTAATTTGTCGTTCCGGAGTGATCCTTCCAGAGTGACCTGTATATTTTGTGATCAACCCCTCATTGGTCACTTACTCACTATGCAGCTTGTCTTTCACATGCCGAGGGTGGGGGCGTGCTAGTCTGAGCATTATTTCCTGCGATTTTCATCCTGCTTTTGTTTAAACAGTTGATAGTGATCAGAGTCTTCCCTTAGTAGCTTAGTTCCACAGCTATGGCAAAGTTCTTTCTGGCAAGGAACACCCTTGTGATGCGGTGTTTTTTCACCACATTTGGGACATACGCAGTATCCACCAGAGCCCATATTATGTTTACGATCCCTTGTCATGATTTCATCTCCCTCCATGGCTAATGCGTGAAAATCGATCGGCCTTTTCATTCACAAACTAATTCCTTCCAGCCGGACATGATAATCCTGACTAGTTCTAATCATCATATTAATAAGCCCGGAGTGACGCTATGAATATCATTGAAGGGCAGGCTCGGCGGCCTTTTGTTTATTTAATGTGAACATGAAAATAGACCCGACATAGGACCACCTCGCCTATATATTATAGTCATAATACCCTGAGTACGGAAGGTCTTAATGACAGAATATTGATTGGTTCAATTGGAATAATGCCGGGGATAGCCGTCAACCATTTAAGCAAATTCACTTAATCCTCAGTTTCATGCTAAATTATCGTTTGGTTAAAAAATTTAACTAAGGGTGGCATGCCTTAACCACCACGAAGGCTCCCTGACCGTGACCAGTGCGTAAGCATGCCTCCTCACAGGTCTTGGGCCAGTGTCTTCGAGAGGTTTTTTGTGCCCATACCGACTCGGTGGAGCCTGAAATTGGATGTTGCGGCCAATAATTTAGACTTGTAGATCGCCGTATGGCGCACGAACCAAACGTTATGGCGCCGGTGGTGGGCTTCGAAAGACGTCTTTTTCGGCACGGTTAGAGCAACTCTCGCAATGCCTGAACGAAACGCGCGTTGCCTTCCGGCAGCGCAGTGGTTACTCGCATGAAGCCGGAACCGAGGGTTGGATTGCCTAATGGCTTGATGAAGACCCCTTGTTTCTGGAGACCGGCGGCCAACTCAATTGCGTCGTGAGGAGTGAAGTCTGCGAGGAAGAAGTAGGTTTTGGTTGGATAAGTACGCACGCCAAGTGCGCGCAGCTCCGCCGCCAGCTGTTCCGTCCAAGCATGCAGCCTGATTCCCCTCTCGAGGATCTTGTCTTCATGCTGCAAGGTGGCGAGTGCTGCAGCTTGGCTGGGGCGAGAGAGCGGATAGGCATCATTATGGGTGTTGAGATCGTCCGCCAACGCCTCGGGAAGAATAGCATAGCCTACGCGGAAACCCGCCAAGCTGTGGGCCTTGGACAGTGTTCGAGTGACCAGCAGGTTCGGGTATTTGGGTACCAAGTGGGCGACGCTTTGACCAGCAAGGCCGATGAAGGCTTCGTCCACCAGAAAGCGCGTGTCGGGATATCTGTCGAGAAGGTTCGGCATAGGCGCCATGTCGAAGGTGCCGCCGTTGGGGTTGTTGGGATTGACGATTACGGCGAGCGTAGTGCCATCTGGGATTTCCAAATCTGCTAGATCAAAGGCAAAGTCATTTTCCGGAAGCAGCCGGGTCTCGGTGTAGCATTTGGCGATCTCGGGGAAAAGGGGATAGGTGGGCGTGAGCAAATGTACGCGTTGGCCCAAGCGGTCAAAGAGCTGCCTAAGGATTAACTCCGAGCCCGCATTGATGTGCACCAATCGTCGCGGGATACCGATACTATCGGCGATGGACTGGAGTAACGGCTCCGAGAAAGGTTCAGTATAGTAATTACTCTGCGGCACTTCGGCCTGAGCTGCAGCGATTGCTTCGTCGATGGGCGGCAGAGGATTTTCACACAATAGTAGTTTGATACCTTTGAATGTACCACCACCCTTTTCAAGCATTGATGACATATAAGCCCTTCCTGTCTCCATAAAGCATGTATCTTGCAATTTCTTCCATGTGAAGTTGACTGCCGTCAAAACAGTAGAAGAATGAAGGACCATACAAGCATTCAATGTGCTTGAATTATCCCAAACTAATTCCTTCTAACCGTACACGATAGCCTTGTTCCGTTTTAATCATCATATTAATAAGTCCAGAATGGCGAGCTTGTAACATGCAGTAACGGGGCAGAAAGTTGTAACGGCGACCAAACTCAATTTTGTT comes from Mariprofundus aestuarium and encodes:
- a CDS encoding pyridoxal phosphate-dependent aminotransferase, with protein sequence MVLHSSTVLTAVNFTWKKLQDTCFMETGRAYMSSMLEKGGGTFKGIKLLLCENPLPPIDEAIAAAQAEVPQSNYYTEPFSEPLLQSIADSIGIPRRLVHINAGSELILRQLFDRLGQRVHLLTPTYPLFPEIAKCYTETRLLPENDFAFDLADLEIPDGTTLAVIVNPNNPNGGTFDMAPMPNLLDRYPDTRFLVDEAFIGLAGQSVAHLVPKYPNLLVTRTLSKAHSLAGFRVGYAILPEALADDLNTHNDAYPLSRPSQAAALATLQHEDKILERGIRLHAWTEQLAAELRALGVRTYPTKTYFFLADFTPHDAIELAAGLQKQGVFIKPLGNPTLGSGFMRVTTALPEGNARFVQALRELL
- a CDS encoding ZIP family metal transporter, with the protein product MENTFWTALAASSLAALVTATGIYTIRHFDIWGRKYSTYFVCFAAGVLISVSFLHIIPKSFEMNENAPAYLLSGFVLLHIFNRFITAFVCERGPDSLYGLGLVPMLGIGFHSFIDGFIYAITFSVSAFTGVLAASGMVLHEFPEGIITYLLLLHGGFSAKKSLILALLAASLSTPLGMLVSYPFISQIDKPSLGAMLSLSAGALVYVGATHLLPQAEKEHRKYSLFALGAGILIAVVIVLSK